From the Vicinamibacterales bacterium genome, the window GTGTAGAGCAAACCGGGCCAAACGGTCCGCGGCGTGATAAATTGTGCGGGTCGCGCGCGGGCGCGGGAGCCGCCACAGGATCAATCGAAACGAATGACCGACCAGGCAGGGCTGCACGCCGAATTGCAGGCGTTGGCTGAATATCTGTCGCAGCGACGCGAAGAGATTCTGCGCGCCTGGCATGATTCGCTCGCCACCGATCCGGAACTGGCCGCCTTTTCCAGTCTGTCGCGCGCCCAGTTCAATGATCACATTCCGGCGGTACTGCGCGGTTTCGAGCACCGCCTGCGCACGGCCGATTCCCCCGACGAGGGACGGGCGGCGGCGCTGGAGAACGTCAGTGCCGCCGAACACGGGTTGCACCGCTGGCAGCAGGGCTACGATCAACGCCAGACCATGCGCGAATGGGGACACCTGCAGCAATGCCTGCTCGCGGAGTTTGAGCAATTCAGCGCCAGCCAGCCGCAGCTCGCACAGCGCGTCATGCCGATCGCGCGCCGGGCGCTGGCGCGCATGTGCAGCGATGGTGTGATCGAAAGCGGCACGCGCTATCTGCGCCTGCAGCAGGCGGAAGCGGCCTCGCGGCTGCGCGACCTGGAGCAGGCGGTGCGCGAGCTGCAGCTGCTCGAGCAGCAGCGCGCGGAGGGTTGGCGTCAGGCCGCCCACGACCTGCGCGGCTCGGTGGGTGTCATCAGCAACGCCAGCGTGCTGCTCAATCGCAATCTTTCCGAACCGCAGCGCACGCAGTTCTCAC encodes:
- a CDS encoding sensor histidine kinase, encoding MTDQAGLHAELQALAEYLSQRREEILRAWHDSLATDPELAAFSSLSRAQFNDHIPAVLRGFEHRLRTADSPDEGRAAALENVSAAEHGLHRWQQGYDQRQTMREWGHLQQCLLAEFEQFSASQPQLAQRVMPIARRALARMCSDGVIESGTRYLRLQQAEAASRLRDLEQAVRELQLLEQQRAEGWRQAAHDLRGSVGVISNASVLLNRNLSEPQRTQFSQILQRGVSTLHTLLSDLIDVARLEAGQERRRISQFDVAQVLRDLCETMRNVAAERNLFLLSQGAESLAVFGDRAKVLRIAQNLMLNGLKATQQGGVRVVWETRETHWLLSVQDTGPGFTRGSAAPLEDQLQRATIESHAVDAAGAGPTPEPAATLDSQSGHQPPSALAGEGIGLSIVKRLCELLDASLELETEPGAGTTFRVSFPRAYPKDAYE